GCAAAGCCAAGCAGAGGCGTGGAATCGCGCAGACGCCGAGACCTTTGCCGAGCACTACGCCCAAGACGGGACTTTCACCAACATCGTCGGCATCCAGATCTACGGCAAAGCGGGGTTTGTGGAAGAACACGCGCAGATCTTCCGCACCATCTTCGCGGGCAGTCACATCACCTTCACCCTCGGCAGGATCCACTTTCTGCGGCCCGATGTTGCTGTGGCGGACATTGATGCGACGCTCGTCAACGTGCAACAGGTGCCCCCGAGTGCCAAACTGGGCAGCGATGGAGCGCTGCACACAAAACTGCAAGAGGTCCTGACCAAAGAGGACGGTCGGTGGTGGATCGCGGCGTTTCACAACGTTGCCGTTGCCCAAATACCGCCACGCTGAGTGTGTTGGCGCGATCGCTCTGATATTGTGTATCGTCTGTTAAGCCCTGATCCTCAGTTTGGCACTGTTACTTCAAAAAAAATCCGCGCCAATGAAGCGAAGGCGCGGGACAAAAATATACAGGGCCAATAAATGGTCACACATAAGAATATCACCTTTTGCAATCGCAGTTTCCAATGCAGTACCAACAAATGTTAAGTTTGGTAACAGAATCAAAAAAATCTATTGGACACAAACAAAAGCCCCGCGATATCGCTTGAACCTAGGAACGCCGCACATTAATACAGCACCATTCGTTACGCCGCCACACGGTTGCACCAACCCAGCCGTGTTTCTCTAGAGTATCGACGACGGCTTTAGATTGCTCAAATAATATCCCACTAAAGATGCCCCAAGTACTGGGTTTGGCTATCGCACTCAAATCCGGAACCAAACTCATAATCACATTAGCCAAAATATTGCAGACAATACCATCTACAGGTTGTTCGAGCAGTTTAGTCAAAACGTCTACACTACCCTCTGCTACCACCAAGCTTTCAGGATTTATATTGTTGAGTTCGCAGTTTTCTACAGTTGACTTGACTGCTAAAGGATCAACATCTACTGCATAGGCTTTCTTGGCTCCCAGTAGGAGTGATACTATTGAAAGGATACCAGAACCACAACCAATATCCGCAATCACCACATCCTGATTTTTTTGCTCATTATCCCCAGAAGGTTTATTGGCTGGAATTATATGCTTTTCCAG
This portion of the Brasilonema sennae CENA114 genome encodes:
- a CDS encoding SgcJ/EcaC family oxidoreductase; amino-acid sequence: MNSQTTTPSADDRAAITAVVQSQAEAWNRADAETFAEHYAQDGTFTNIVGIQIYGKAGFVEEHAQIFRTIFAGSHITFTLGRIHFLRPDVAVADIDATLVNVQQVPPSAKLGSDGALHTKLQEVLTKEDGRWWIAAFHNVAVAQIPPR
- the prmA gene encoding 50S ribosomal protein L11 methyltransferase, whose amino-acid sequence is MTNTWWELQILCEPELEDSIFWRLENFGCRGTASEKKANDFFVKSYLPQFQAQPSDLADLSLLLRQDALSMGFSAPAVQWEVIDEEDWGSSWKQYWQPQEIGDRLLINPAWLPLPENSDRLILRLDPGVAFGTGAHATTQLCLESLEKHIIPANKPSGDNEQKNQDVVIADIGCGSGILSIVSLLLGAKKAYAVDVDPLAVKSTVENCELNNINPESLVVAEGSVDVLTKLLEQPVDGIVCNILANVIMSLVPDLSAIAKPSTWGIFSGILFEQSKAVVDTLEKHGWVGATVWRRNEWCCINVRRS